CGCCGAGGGCGTCCAACTGGGCGGACAGCACGTCCAGTTGCTGTTCACCGATCGTGAACGCCGCCATCGCCGTCGCGGCCGGTTCCAGGATCCGGCGCACCGCCAGGAACTCCAGCACGGTGTCGTCGCGGTGGAAGTCCACGACGAAGCTCAGCGCCTCCAGCAGCAGCTGCGGATCGAGGCTGGTGACGTACGTGCCGTCGCCCTGCCGCACGTCCAGGATCCGGATCAGCGACAGCGCCCGTACGGCCTCGCGCAGCGAGTTCCGCGACAGCCCCAGTTCGGCGGCCAGCTCGCTCTCCTTGGGCAGCCGGTCCCCGGGCCGCAGCGCACCCGAGACGATCATCCCCTTGATCTTCTCGATCGCCTCATCGGTGACTGCCATGACCGGCCTCCCTGGTCGCCCAGACATCGGATGTCTCAGCGGCCATTATGCGGGCGGGGCGTCGAACCACTCCCTGCCGTCCGCCCAGTGCCGCACCCAGCCGGCGAAGCCGGACCCGGCCGTGGTGCACCCGAACTCCGCCCCGAAGGGATACGCGCCCTCACCCGTGATCTGCCATATGTGACCCCGGTGAGGACCGGTGACGATCAGATGCCAGTCCATGCCGCAGCCGTCCGTGCCGAGCAGCAGCGAGCCGTCGCGGCCGACCTGTTCGATGACGGCGTCCGGATCCGCGTAGCGCCCCTCGTCCTCCTCCCACAGCCATGCCTCGGAGAGCGGGAACGGCTTGGCCGGGTCCTGCTTCGCGCCGCCCTCGGCCAGCCCCACCAGACCGTACTCCGGCGGCCCCTGGCAGGATCCGTCGGTCACCTCCGCCACGAACGTCCGGTACGGCTCGGGCAGCACCACGTGGTGCTCCGCCTCGAAGGCGTGCACGGCCGCCCAGCCGAGCGCGGACTCGCCGCCGTCGTCCACCGCGAAGGCCTCCCGCAGGGCCGCGAGTTCGGTGGGATCCGCCTGATCGCTGTTCATGCCCCCATGGAAGCACCCGGCACTGACAATGCTCCCCGGGCAGGCGAAAGGGGCGGCCCCATCGGCGTGGGGCCGCCCCTCTCGGTTGTCCGGACCCGGTGCGGCGGTCCGGCGCTGCGGCGGCGGCCGGTCCCGGTCGGGGAGGCGGACCGGCCGTCACCGGGGCCTACTTCTTGTCGAGCAGGTCCTGCACCTTCGCGCGGACGTCGTCCGTGGCCAGGCCCCGGATCGTCAGCGTCGTACGCCGACGCAGCACGTCGTCCGCCGTCTCGGCCCACTCGTGGTCGCGGGCCCACACGACCTGCGCCCAGATCTCCGGGGCGTCGGGGTGGACGCGCTCGGCCAGCTCCGGGTCGTCGTTGGCCAGGCGGGCGATGTCGAAGGCCAGGGAGCCGTAGTGGGTGGCCAGGTGCTTGGCGGTGTCGGCGGCCATGCGCGGGCCCGGCGCCGGGTGGTCCACCAGCAGGCGGTGCGCGACGGCCCGCGGGTTGGCGACACCGGGCAGCGGCACCTTCTTCGGCAGCGAGGAGATCGGCTCGAAGTCGTCACCGAGCGGGTGACCCGGCAGCGCCTCCAGCTTCTGCATCACCGTACGGCCGATGTGCCGGAAGGTGGTCCACTTGCCGCCCGCGACGGACAGCATGCCGCCCTTGCCCTCGGTCACCACGGTCTCGCGCTTGGCCTTGGCGGTGTCGCCGGGTCCGCCCGGCAGCACCCGCAGGCCCGCGAAGGCGTACGTGATCAGGTCCCGCTTCAGCTGCTGGTCCCGCACGGAGAACGCGGCCTCGTCCAGGATCTGGGCTATGTCCTTCTCGGTGACGGACACATCCGCCGGGTCGCCCTCGTACTCCTCGTCGGTGGTGCCGAGCAGCAGCATGTCCTCCCAGGGGAGGGCGAAGGTGATCCGGTACTTGTCGATGGGGGTCGCGAGCGCGGCCTTCCAGGGGGAGGTGCGCTTGAGCACCAGGTGCGCGCCCTTGGACAGGCGGATGGACGGCGCCGCGCCCGGGTCCTCCATCCTGCGCAGGTGGTCGACCCAGGGGCCGGTCGCGTTCAGGACGAGACGGGCGTTGACGCCGAACTCCTCGCCGGAGACGCGGTCCTTCAGGTCGGCACCCGTCACCCGGCCCTTGGTGAAGCGCAGGCCGGTGACCGCGGCGTGGTTGAGAACGGCCGCGCCCGCCTCGACGGCCGCGCGGACCGTCATCAGCGCCATGCGGGCGTCGTTCATCTGGTCGTCGCCGTACACGGCCACGGCCTTCAGGTTGTCGGTGCGCAGCTCGGGCACGTCCTGCGCCGCCTTGGCGGGGGAGAGCAGGTGACCGACGCCGTCGCCGAACGCGGAGAGCGCGGAGTAGGCGAAGACGCCCGCGCCGAGCTTCGCCGCGCCGTGCGGCCCGCCCTTGTACACGGGGAGGTAGAAGGTGAGCGGGTTCGCCAGGTGGGGGGCCACCTGGCGGGAGACCGCACGGCGCTCGAAGTGGTTCTCCGCCACCAGCTTTACCGCGCCGGTCTGCAGGTAGCGCAGACCGCCGTGGAGCAGCTTGGAGGAGGCGGAGGAGGTGGCACCGGCGAAGTCGCCGGCGTCGACCAGAGCCACCCTGAGGCCGGACTGCGCGGCGTGCCAGGCGGTGGAGATGCCCAGGATGCCGCCGCCGATCACCAGAAGATCGTACGACGCCTTGGAGAGCTGCTCCCTGGTCTCGGCCCGGCTCGGGTTGGAGCCGGAGGCCGGGTGCGACCCCAGGGCGGGCAGGGTCTGCAGGGTGGACTGACTGGTCATGTCGGGTACTTACTCCTCGTCAGAGATGGCTGAGCCGGGGGAGCCGCTCAGCTCTCGTCCTCGATCCAGCCCATGGTCCGGTCGACGGCCTTGAGCCAGTTCTTGTACTCGCGGTCGCGGGTGTCCGCGTCCATCTGGGGCGTCCATTCGGCGGCCCGGCGCCAGTTGGCGCGCAGTTCGTCGGTGCTGGACCAGAAGCCGACGGCGAGACCG
Above is a genomic segment from Streptomyces fodineus containing:
- a CDS encoding SMI1/KNR4 family protein is translated as MNSDQADPTELAALREAFAVDDGGESALGWAAVHAFEAEHHVVLPEPYRTFVAEVTDGSCQGPPEYGLVGLAEGGAKQDPAKPFPLSEAWLWEEDEGRYADPDAVIEQVGRDGSLLLGTDGCGMDWHLIVTGPHRGHIWQITGEGAYPFGAEFGCTTAGSGFAGWVRHWADGREWFDAPPA
- a CDS encoding glycerol-3-phosphate dehydrogenase/oxidase, which produces MTSQSTLQTLPALGSHPASGSNPSRAETREQLSKASYDLLVIGGGILGISTAWHAAQSGLRVALVDAGDFAGATSSASSKLLHGGLRYLQTGAVKLVAENHFERRAVSRQVAPHLANPLTFYLPVYKGGPHGAAKLGAGVFAYSALSAFGDGVGHLLSPAKAAQDVPELRTDNLKAVAVYGDDQMNDARMALMTVRAAVEAGAAVLNHAAVTGLRFTKGRVTGADLKDRVSGEEFGVNARLVLNATGPWVDHLRRMEDPGAAPSIRLSKGAHLVLKRTSPWKAALATPIDKYRITFALPWEDMLLLGTTDEEYEGDPADVSVTEKDIAQILDEAAFSVRDQQLKRDLITYAFAGLRVLPGGPGDTAKAKRETVVTEGKGGMLSVAGGKWTTFRHIGRTVMQKLEALPGHPLGDDFEPISSLPKKVPLPGVANPRAVAHRLLVDHPAPGPRMAADTAKHLATHYGSLAFDIARLANDDPELAERVHPDAPEIWAQVVWARDHEWAETADDVLRRRTTLTIRGLATDDVRAKVQDLLDKK
- a CDS encoding FadR/GntR family transcriptional regulator: MAVTDEAIEKIKGMIVSGALRPGDRLPKESELAAELGLSRNSLREAVRALSLIRILDVRQGDGTYVTSLDPQLLLEALSFVVDFHRDDTVLEFLAVRRILEPAATAMAAFTIGEQQLDVLSAQLDALGEDPSVEELVAADLEFHRGIVRGAGNSVLCSLLDGLSGPTTRARIWRGLTQEDAVGRTLREHRAILAALRDRDAEAARSWATVHIASVEQWLRSTL